CACAAACAACTGAGTGTacatattaaaaatgcaaaatatggaGGGATTACTCTATGGACTCCACATCAAAGATAATTAATGGGAAAGTGTCACAAACAACCGagtatacatattaaaaatgcaaattatggaGGGATTACTCTATGATACAAATCCACATCATGAGACAGTTTAAATAAGACTGAATCCCACACACTGACATAAGTTCAAAACTTATGTCAGTATGATACTCACTAGCTCCTCCTCAAATTCTTTTACTGCTTTATCACAGCTTACTGGAATCGGCATCTCTGTTTCATCTACATCTTCACCATCACTGCTTTCTTCATCGTCACTACATTTATTAGGGTTAAGAGAAATGGGAGTTGGCCTGAAATAAGAACATCAAAACATTACAATCCGTCCCCAAATATTCTTTATGTTAGTGGAATTTTacataagtaatatatttatcaCCTTCAGGGTTAAGAGAAATAGGAGTTGGCCTCGAATAAGAACATCAAAACATTGCAATCAGTCCCCAAATATTCTCTACATCTGTGAAATTTTACAtaagttatatatttatcaccttcaACTGATAAAATTACAACACAAACCCTCATGACAAAGCACATGGTATAGTAAATACAATGAGAAATTGCATTTAGTTGAATATACACCCACTCTCTGTAGCTGATAATTACGTAAGTCTGTTTAGCTGAGGCTTGTTAACTCGAGATGTTACTACTGTacttctactactgctactactacgtACTATTATCCTTACACGTCAAGCTGCAACCATAGCTGGAAAACCAGAATGCTAAAAGTACTATAAGTTGctcatacagaaaaataaataacagatatgCTGCAAAGACTAAATAGCAAAGaacaagataaaacaaataaactaggAAATCAGACTCATGTGAGCCTGCAAATCAAAAAAGGCTTTTGCAGCAAGTTTGAATTTCTAGTTCTACTATTCAACTACATGACTATGAAGGTTATCCCAAATTTGGTCACAGCAGGAAATATCATCAAGAAAACTGTGTGGTACTGAACCtcataaggaaaaattttaatcttaaagatCTGGCAACTCCAAGTCTGTTCTTACAGATGGCAAAATCTAACATAAAATTGTTCATGATGATGGCAATAAAAATCTTAAGGATGATAGTGttcaaaaattacaataaacactAGCTTTTTCAATGACAATCATATTTAATATACAACATAATACAAGAATTCTTCCTTTCTCCTGTACCCATACTAGGACTACTGTCGATGTCATCCACTTCTACAATGCAAGAGAAAGATTAAGGAGACGACTGCTGGAGTTCACAGAAAAGACTTACTTCTACAAATACTGTAAGTTTCCTGAACAAAACATTTCATGAGGAATTTTAATTATACTACTGCACGCATAAAACACTGACAACTGCAACTTCTATTTATCATACAGAGATCCTGTATGCTATATTAACCTTGTCAGATCATGTCTCATACCTAGGTTGTCTTGGCCTTTGTGTGCCTAAGGGAGGAAAGTCCTCTTCCTGTAACAACTCTTCTGTCTCCATTTCTTGCAACTGGGCTTTTGACTGCTTGAGGATGCTGCGTCCCAACTTGCCTTCAACATACTAAAAGAGCGACATAAAATAGTCATGATTttcattaaatggaaaaaaatcaatttttaacaataaaattatttttttcaaacacaAACTCAATACTTAACAACAGCCTGATCAAAGGTTTTACAATCTCCAGACCCATCCCCAAAGGTGATGACTTTCACCTTCCACCTGTCCTGGTATGCATCCAAGTATTAcataatactgaaatatattataaattattgtgTCTGCTTCAAAGGAAATTCAAAGGCCTACTTGACTGCCAACTCAAATGTCTATTCCACAGCCATTTGAAAAATCTACTCCACAGGTAACCTAGCttcctgaaaatataaatgtttactaAGAAAACCAGCACCAACAAAGTCTTTGCAGCTCAACTTTACTTAAATCAACAGGtatcgttataaaaaaaaatttacattaaaatactaAGGGGAATTTCAATCTAGACACTAGAAAATCTAAAGTTCACAAATTCAAACATAATACGTTGTTAAATACCCACTTCGTCCTCAGGTGTCTCCAGTCCCCTTAGCTTGAACCTCTGAGTAGGCTGAGCAACCTCATCCTTCTCCATTTGCTCAGCCAGGGGTCCAGGCTGTGCTACCTTGCCCCCAAGAATCTTAAGGCGCTTGGTTTTCTTCCCCATGTTGAAGATCCTGTGGGTGAAGCAAAAATgttctctttaaaaatatattcacaaactttTGAGCGTTTCACTTTGAAACAACAAAACTCTACCAGTTTAAGCCTAAGACTCgacaaaacttaaaagaaaaaaaaaaaggcatttcagACTGCCATAAATACATAAGTTCAGTAtctcattttatttacatttttatatgtgcTACCGCTGACAAGGAACTATTCACTACACTTAAGATCTCTTGATAAATTCAATCAAGAGAGGAGGCTTCCTTTCCACACTGCATCACAAACATCATTAACTGTCTTTATGCTAAGTTTCTTGTGGTGATTCTGGGTTTAACATGTCTACAGTGTACAAATGCCTTATTTTACAACTGCTAAATTGCTATTTATGTGAGGGAGAATGGAGGTTTTGGCATTCTTTTCTGAATGAAAATCGACTGCAAGATTGACAATAAACAACTGTAAACTTTGTTTATCTAAGGTACCAATGCCTTATTTCACAACTGTTAAATTACTGTTTAGGTGAGAGACAATGGAGCTTTTGGCATTCTTTTCTGAATGAAAATTGACTGCAAGATTGACAATAAACAACTGTAAACTTTGTTTATCTACGGTGCCAATGAGTCTCTGGGCCTCCTGAATGATTcttcctataaaaaaatataagttttgacgtagaaaaaacctatttttgatgGCTGCTGTGAGTTTTCAAAGTAGTTACCCTTATGGTCCCACCAGAGGCTCACTAAGACAGATCAAATAATATCAAAGCTGGTCTTGGCTAGAACAGTGCCTgttgaaaaaatgataaagtatagAGGGACTCAAGGCAGGAGGGCTCTCTCCCATGCTACAGTACAGTGATTACCTTGGATTTTCCATCCACCCTTTTCATAAAAATGTGgcaaccaaggtctagagaacaaATACAAGGTCTACCCATCAGCGACCCAAAACAGACATTTCTGTGCAGCTTGAGTTGTGACGTCAAATCTTCAGGAGGCTTTGGACGCACTCAAATCCCTTCGACCTAGACCTAAGACTTCAACATAAACATACAGGCAATCTTTTTACAAACAAGTGCAAAGCAGAGATAAGTAAGAAATACTTCtgtattatctttcatttttacctATCATCAAGATTTAAATATGTTGTACAGTCAAAAATATTAGGCTAGGAATTTAGTCACAGGgcagcaaattgtagaaatgaccaagcttgccctagttgtggtgaaaatcacaaatcaaatgaacgtGCTAGAAACATCTTTAGGtacaaaaattgtgtaaagaaaggccataatgatagtaaacataaaacatatgatggcaataagtgaaCAGTATATAAGGAATATgcgtcaaaggtgaaaaataataccgATCATGGTTTTAACTAATAATCTtctatacaaagaaataaaatttaaaaagaactaaagactctcctattcagcaggagctacgatactgacgagaaaacactgagagaccattataaaatataagaagcaccttgaaaacgtacaagggcccgccagggagggaattatccctgtggggCTGTACATGAAAGTGAACAAAGTGAAAAGGTCTAATGAACAAAATCTTCTTGCAGACAGCTCCCttatatttaccataattttcgTTTCAGAATTAACATTTAAACTGTACGCCAACCTAAAGGTAAACCTTGAAACTAAGATACCACCAAACCATTCCAGGTTCGGCAACTTCCAGTtgacgtgcaaaatgggcgccgcgTTTAGGGCcaagtaccagccccttggggatgaatgtcAATCATAAAACAATAATGGTGAAcacctaaatataaatatatgacataaACTAACGAAACATTAGACAAAGATCGGTAAATATTCCTCCGAATCACCCAGACTACGACGGGGATTGGCTACCTGGAACGTCAGCTGGACGATGCCAAAGTTTCATTAAAGTGGGGCaatttaatgttagaaataccaTTTAATGAGCTTGTAAGGTGAGAAACTGGCAAAATTTTGTATACTATACCTGATATTCactcacaaaataaaatctaactATTGGCACGTCAAAAAGTCTCACCACAACAAGTAACACGCTGTTATCAGCAAGTCGAGGCTCaggtagtattagtagtagtagtcgaACGTTCCTTTAAAACGGCTCCCTCGCTCGTTCAATTTTCGCCCTTGGTTACGTTGGTTTTAGCATATTTTCTTTGTGGTAAcgtatgttttttattcattccctACTGTTTTCAGAGTCCTCTTTATACAGATCTGTGAATAGTAAGATGTTGGCTCTtagttctttatctttttcatttggcAGCTACACGAATCTATGTCTAATCCTAATGTTTTTGTATTCTAGGCAGTAAATGCTGTTTTCAATTCTTCACAACATAAACATTTTGCATTTCCCCTTTAAatcttttcctgtcatttatggTACTTCTAGTGTGTTGAATCAAGCTCTGctaatcagcatttttttttatcgtaccaAGCGTcctgttctgtttttctcttaaatttccaatgaattttcaatgttcatttttcatctatttcttttttccatgTCCTTTTGTCTAATTCTCTTACAATTTCTTATAACTGCTTTCCTTTAATCAATTGAATTTCATTTTGTCTATTTCCTTCACATACTCTTGAATTTGCAAAATTTTAGGTATTTTCCCATCCAAGCTGTACCTAGTCCACTCTAAGCAGGTTGACCAGATTTCCACAAGAAGGTTGCTCAGTGAACCAAAAGCATACTCTGAAAGGTTTAGAGGGTAACTGCTTTTGGGATGTCTACACAAGACAGCTACTACAGAGAAGGCTGGTGTGATGTAATATGTTTGCATGTTAAagaaatcaacttaaaaaattctatttcttcaAGACTGAATGACGATATTCCCTTATCTGTTCCTCATACTACAAACCTTGAACATTTTTCATGTATCACAGCTggactttttcttgttttgtaaccTTATATCTCTTCAATGTTCTACAGGATTTGCTGCTGTTCTTCAAATTTGTCTATTTGGAAATTGCTATAGTGACTTTCCCACTGATGCACAGGTCTTCAATGTATGGGGGGGGGGTTTCTCCCACAATAAGTCAGGGTATTTTCCAAGCCTACCATGGGGGTCCAATTGAAGGATACATGAAACCCCATTTTATGGAATTCCCTATGGCTTAGACCCAGATAGCTGCAAGTCCTCTGTAACTTGAGGATTGTCAGGCCAGTTACTTGAATTCCATGGGTGAAAAGGCACATCATCCAAGCTTTCCCTTTTTCATGTTTAAAGAACAATCAAAATCATAATTAATGTTGTGCAAGGGTCATCAACCAAAGGTCATATCTTAATCATGATGAGGAAGGGGGGAGGTTGAGTAAGGTGGCAAGGCCTTATTAATTCAGCTAGGGCAgccatgtaaatatatgtgataagATTCAGATACTTGTTCTATTGATCTAATGTCCTCTTTAAGCTACAAGAAGGGAAGAGGAGTCTGAAGGAAATacatgaaggaaaaagaacgaaCATGAGGATTCAGtttagataatttatttacaaaaaccttGGTTACTTATTCTTCTAAATGTTTCCCTGTGACATACAGAATGCTCCATTCTTTGAGAGCATTTCATATGGGATGACACCATGGAAAAAACTCAGGCAATCTTAATCTTTTTAAACTGTAGCCAACTATCCTTAGAAGAATCACTGATATTTGCAAAGTAGAGAAACATTTACAGTAATATCACAGTCACTGGGTATAAAGATTAGATCAGTGTCACATAATGATCCATCCTTTACTAGAACTTTAACATAAAGTAACATCCTCCATCTTATGTACATATACTTGCAAACTATAAACACGCGCCATTTCGACATTTTCATGACTACCAGTGAATAACACTCTACAGTAATACCTCATCTTACATCAATCGTTCCCGGACTCGCAAACTGAAATAGAAAACTTAGAAGTTGTATaaaccccttaaaaaaaaaaagtccaacatCCTACAAACCCCAACATGCACACCAATAACATTGTTAATACAATAAGTAAGTTGTTTGATAGTTCAACATTTTACTgtctttttaatacatttatacattttaatggcaaagaatgtaaagaaaaacccCAAACTTAAACAAATTTATGGATACTGTACTGTAGCTTATGAATGACTGGTATGCTAGATGAGCCAAAGAAGGAAGGTGAAGGAAAAGCAATATAAATTGATTGATTTAGAAAAATTTGGTCTGATGACCATGCACTGGAACTGTTTGATTCTTCAGTACcttgggaggaagaggaggagactACAAGTGCAAGAACCAGCAATGCCACACAGCCAAACATTAGGACTAATGGAGGCAAACATCATCTATAAGAAAATTTGACGTACATTTAAGCTTTAAAATCATTCTATGcttcatatttaattattgtaCGTTACCTCATTTATTTCAACATATGTTTTTGCactcatttttttattgactgatttttgtatttttatggccAAAACCTGTCACATATATCACATATTCAGCCTAACAGCATGTACTAAcacaatattctttataaaagattaagcttttaaatggttttattatgaatggtacaatactgtatataatttttttatatttaacattgcTTTTATATGACTTTGCCCTGATCtgactgaattttgattttatggcTGACAGCATCACATAAAATGatgtaatatgatttttatttttccacaaacACCACAGTACAGTAAAGAACAAAATGTTGTAAGACAAGGTATTATTGTAATTGCAGTGTCTTTATGCCAGATGTTATTTCAACAACAGGATGCTCAAACCACATCAATTCAATAATTGTACGTATCAAAGGGTTCACTAATTCCTCACCTAAAGTATCATATATTTCTGACAATCGTTGGACTAGGCGCTCTACAGTCAGCTTTCTCATCCCTTCATGAGTTTATGTTTAAATCCATACTCAATCAAACAACCAAAAAATTCAACGAGATCAGTCACTGGTAGAGGACTAAAACCTAATGAACcatgtgtttctttttctccctGGGATAACACTTGCAATAACATCAATACACTGTAGGCAGTGTGCCAGGATAACTGCGACAAACTCCCtactatatacagtaaacccccgtatttgcaggggatgagTGCCGCATCCGCCAgccaatagctaaaatctgcgaatacttaaaacccctctaaaaacacttagaactgtctatctgatagtttaaacacaaggaaaaccctctaaaaatgcttatacctgagtattttaatagttttatcacaaaaagtgcatttagtcatgaaaattatatgaaaatacagtaattagtgaatattttttctattgaaaAAATACACACTGAAATGGGCTAAATTTtcccacgaataatgggtagatatgttccacagagaaacccgcgaatacgtgagtccatgaatcgtgagaacacgaatacagggggtttactgtacagtagtatTATATATgtcaaattctttcatttctctagATCTTGTATTTTAccaatttgcttatatttttagccaaatgatgCTACAAATATTACGTACTATACAGCCAAACAATGTTAAATGACAATATTTTTGATACTGTATTGTTAAACTTTCAAATGGTTTTACTCTGTACACTACAATCCTGTATACTGTATTACTTCATATATTTCAAcaactgtttttatttgaatttgtcattttcttattgatttttatacTCCTATggctttttaatatttgttgctaACAACGTGAAGCCGCATAAAGCAATGtaagatgatttttctttttccctatCAGGTTTTACAAAAACTTTCATAGGGTCAAACAAGACGAAAGACAAAATAACATATGGTGGGGTATTACCCTAACTGCAGTTTCTGCGTATTTGTACCTGATCTTATCTCAATAACAGGGTGCTCAAACCACATCCCTGCAATAATTGTAAACATCAGAGGGTTCAATAGTTCATCACcaaaagtattatatatttcTGGCAATCGTCGGATTAGACCATCTGCAATCAACGTTCTCAACATTTTATgatctttatttctaaatttgtGATCAACCAAAcgacaaatgaaatgaataagattGGACATTAGCAGGGGATTCATACCTAAATGAACCAATTGTTTTCTCTTTCGCTTTGGGATAAGCCTGTAAAGAGACTCGACATACTGTGGGCGGCATGTAATAATAATTGTCACATCCTTTCCATCTATatctaaaatttctttcaacATCTTGAGTGAATCCCCAACTGATTCATCAAAGCTATCAAGAAGTATTAGAACTTTCATGCTTAAGACAAATGCTTTAACGTTGTCCTTTGGAAAGGGGATAAAACCAGCTTTTTTATACAAAAAGGCGGATGCAAGGTCAGCAAAGTTAGAGTACTTATCCAATCTTAAGTCTGCAACAAACACTATCTCATAAGCATCAAGTCCTGGAATGAGTTCTTCACTTTTTCCTATATGTTCCAGAATATACTTTAGCATCAGGGTCTTCCCTGAACCTGGACCACCAGATACCAAAATAACTTCAGCTTCATTACTATCCATTCCATGCAATGAGAAGATATCTCTCATACCATGTACGTGGCCTGGATTTGGGGAATACAGTTTCTGTTCCTTAAACAGAGTATCAGCACCTACATGCACACTGCAGAGGTCCacattaatttcttctctttttgatGGTTTAGATTTAGAATTCAAAGACGCATATGCTGTTGCATGTATAGATACTACACATTCCTTACTAGAGCGAGATTCTTTGGGCGCTGATTTCTGTTGTGCCTCTTTAATCTTTCTATTGATGAGGTCATCCATACAAGTATCCACAACACCACGTGGAGAATCAACAACAAGATCCATGGATTTCACAAATGCTATGGCAGTATCAAGATCATTATGGAGTTCATATGCTCTCCTTACTGCTTTGAAGTCATCAAGGTCAATAGCCTTTTTTGGACGTgactttccacttttttttttggaattcctTCGTTTAGGAGCTGAACATGCACTTAATTCTTCAAATTCACCAGACATCTTTGATGCTttgaaactttataaaaaaatatcttctcGCCACCAATTTCTACAAACCAAAACAATATATGAAAGTATCACAGAATTTACACTAAACtgcaaaaagaacaaaatatacaaactgaATATACATTAATTTGCACTCTCTACAAGCTAAAATGCACTAGCATtaaaataaattgcataaaaaagttGCTTTTGCACAATTATACTCTTTTGTACACTCTATGTAAAAATATGATCTATATAATAATGACTTAGCTTACTTTGCAAAAGACCATCTTATAATAATTCAGTATATAAAATTGGATGATCCATCATAACAGCCTTCAGTATTTGTTGTCCTAGGTCTGCTGACATTGTGCAGAATATAAAGCCAGAGATGACAGTCATACACTTTCCAGTTCCAACTAAGTCACTTCTTTCTATGAggtctatttttatttaaatcaggcCATACTCCACTTTAAATGAACCTGCAAAGACAAGAACACTGGGTGAGAGGAGTGAAACAGAATACTCTTATTCAGCTTTGAACGACTTCTAATTGTTAGGAGAAAACATTATAACCTGTAGACTTTCCTAAAAATAAACACTTCTGAATGCCCAAAGACAACCCCagtaaacatgataaaaatcCAGAATACGTTttgtaagtaatttgtatttttcctcagCATATAAACCTGAGCCTTTCAAGTAGGAGTATGCCCAAGTGTGAGCTGGAAACTGACGCTGAGGCTTGGTATTAGGGTGGTAAAATGAAGTTGTGTGGGTGAGTGAGGGAGTGCTCTACTCATCTACTGTAAATCAACACTATCCTTTGGCATAAGAGACTGTGGAGTGGCTGAGGTGAGATTATGATAAAAAGCATTGGTTTGTAGGCCTATAAAAATGCAAGTTTTTACGATCAAATTAATCATTtagatacttacctactgttggAGACAGCTTACATCTTTGAGCCATTAGGTGCgatcagcattcaaaataaagaaaagaataacacTTGGCTGACCCCCTTTCCTAATAGGTAGAATTGGAATGTGAGAATCCTTCATGAACATCCGCTCAGATGTGGgaaggctgggtgggtttccacttttaacagtaggtaagtatccaaataattacttttatcataaaaattctcattagttgggatgaatcttacctactgttaaggTTAGCTGACTGCCACATTGAGTGAGGATGGTGAGTTAGTGTAGCCAAAGAAACATAAGCTCAGCCAAGTGAGTTCACCAGGCTGAGCTTCCCTATTAAAAGAGCTCTTAGTTAAGAGCTTTTTAATAGGGGAAAAATGCTCCTAAACATTCTGCATGAGTGAGACTTGTCAGAACCTCCTTACAGGGAAAAAGGACTTCATCTTGTAGAGTACTGTACTGGTGACTCCTGTGCCAGAGCCGAAGACACATAACCAACAGTCAAAAACTAAAGAGAATTACTATCTTCAGATATGAATGAATGCTCTGTACACTTAATGTGTGCCTTCAAGCTCCCAAAACTCAACACTTGGATTTCCTCACAACTTACAGATAGGAGAGAAAGAAGATtctatttggttcaggagaaaactGTCTCTGCTGTGACAATATGACTAAGAGCTTTACAATTCTCATATGAAATTTGATGTCTTGCAAACAAAGCAAGGTGAAACTGAAATCCACTTTCACCGAGTTGTGctgaaaaagcaaaagcaaaggcaaagtggagtgcagaccaatgAGCGGGCAGGGCTTCCCCCTACATTCGGTAATTAACGACCGTGTCTGAAAGTTAATTTGCCATTCCTGCTCACATATACTAACTAAATTCCTTtgtaaataattaagttttgtatttgtgtaggaacaaacccATGTCAGAAATGTTCTAAACACACATAAAAAGATATTACTTTACTTTAAGCTTATTACTTGTGGTTGGAGTTTCTATGTTGTCATCTTAAGTTTCCATAACATAATTAGTACACAACTAATTCTTGCACTGTTCATAAATTTACTGTTATCAAAATTTTTTCTGACAAATGTTATTACTTACTTGGATTTTTTCttacttggattttttctaagttttttgtttatgttaacaTTGCCACAAGATAGGAGCTCCCGATCCGATTTTGTTTGTTCGAGTGCATTGTGGGTAAGCATGGATTATGTATCAAGAACATCTTTGGGAACTGTCGGTCCATGATACTGTAGAATACTGAAACATGATTAATTGTTTTGTTATAAGTTTCAGAAGTTATGTAGGATTTTGGAAATTAAATGTTCCTTGAAAAATCCAGCTTCAGTCTGCAGTAATGGTGCCTCCAGTTTAGCTGTGTCCCCCCTGCTccttgaattattttaattatatattgctAAATTCTGTGCCAAATTTAGTCCTCCTACCACAGGCGCTCTTGTTTTCCTTTGGGAATGTGTTTTACCTAATTCCTTGCAGTATCCTAAGTGCAATTCTTCCTTAATTATAGGGAACTTCACCTTCCACTATGGAAGTTGATTTTATTAATGAACACTGGTTCACCTAGTCTGACATCCAGTGGCCATCCTGACCAGTTAATCCTACTGATAATTCTGAATCAGATCATGGGTAAGAACTAGGGTAAGAACCTCTTGTCCTAAGTTATGTTTGGTTAGATGTGGTTACTTAGGTAGCAACCTTATCAATAGTCATTTGTGGTGCCATACGTTAGGTTGGGTGGGGGTCCTAGAGTGGCGAACATCCCCCCTCCCATTACGTAAGTATGTGGCTCCCTAAGTTAGGTAGAgggcctaggttaggttaggttaggtgaggatCAATGGAGTGAAGCCCCTCCGCCCTTTTCCACAGCTAGGTAAGCACGTGGCcccctagtttaggttaggtgGGGGTCCACAGAGGACAAAGCCCCACCCCCAGCCAGATAGAGACGCAGCCtcccttggttaggttaggttaaatcgATCCGTGTATTTCACGTGAGTTTTACCCCACCTGAAAAAGCCACTTTCCTCTGAAGCCCCCAAATTATAGGACCTGCGGGTGGGGTCCACTATCTGTATAACTGGCTTACTTAGCCCCATTTGTCAGAGAAGCGaatgtcagaaatgttcaaagcacacatttaaacattctaaaattatattttccagttcAAATTGCAATAATGGTTGGAGCGAATGAAGAGTGCAGGGTCAGGCTAGGGGGCTTCCTGTTGCTGGCTATCAAATATCCGGGAACCGTCCAAAATAAGCCGTGACCCCTCACTCTGCACTGCAATGGTTTTAAGTACAATAATACTAGGGTTCACACTGAAATAATACAAAGATTCAAAGTAACATCATTCCTGCCATTTGCaagcaagctaaaaaaaaaaataaaagcaacataaGCTCTAACTCTTCGTTCACTTCCAACAAGACTACATGTCTAGTCGTATCAATTGATctacttttaatatataataatatattgtacagtacttacgAGAATGGCCCTCTGTCCTGTACAGTTTACGCGTCAGATGGCGATGTACTCTGAGGGACTTGTGTGGATGAACACGTAACCCCCAACAAGAGAAGTTTTGGGGAATTGGGGCATACGTATCCTGTTATTAAGGCCACCAAAGAATGGTTTGCTGTTCTACCCTTTCCTGTACCGTA
This genomic interval from Macrobrachium rosenbergii isolate ZJJX-2024 chromosome 56, ASM4041242v1, whole genome shotgun sequence contains the following:
- the LOC136836515 gene encoding uncharacterized protein, with protein sequence MSGEFEELSACSAPKRRNSKKKSGKSRPKKAIDLDDFKAVRRAYELHNDLDTAIAFVKSMDLVVDSPRGVVDTCMDDLINRKIKEAQQKSAPKESRSSKECVVSIHATAYASLNSKSKPSKREEINVDLCSVHVGADTLFKEQKLYSPNPGHVHGMRDIFSLHGMDSNEAEVILVSGGPGSGKTLMLKYILEHIGKSEELIPGLDAYEIVFVADLRLDKYSNFADLASAFLYKKAGFIPFPKDNVKAFVLSMKVLILLDSFDESVGDSLKMLKEILDIDGKDVTIIITCRPQYVESLYRLIPKRKRKQLVHLGMNPLLMSNLIHFICRLVDHKFRNKDHKMLRTLIADGLIRRLPEIYNTFGDELLNPLMFTIIAGMWFEHPVIEIRSGTNTQKLQLG